From the genome of Pungitius pungitius chromosome 20, fPunPun2.1, whole genome shotgun sequence:
AGCAGGGGAGGAGCAACTCTGGTCAAGCTGCCAAGACTCACCCAAGGTGCAACGCCTATGGGAACCATTTCCGCTCCCCAGAGTTCGGAACCAAAATGGGGTCCCGAGGGCAGTTTGGTGAGGGGAACCCTGAGATTCTCCTCCTTGGGTAAAAAGTGGAAGAGGCAGAAAAGCAGTGCAATCTCCAGGTCTGGATCTGGAAACATCTCCCCTCCTGTTCTGTCGTGCAGGCAGTCAAGCCAGGAGCGAAAGAAGACAACTGCACTGTTTCCAAGTGCCTTAAATACCAGGGGCGACAAAACGCTGACCTCAGAAGAAGAATTCAACATCAGGCTGTGGTCAGATTCTTTCTGCCACAGAACATCAAGTTTAAAAATTATAAATACAAGCCAAACGCTGCCGGTGAAATGCAACAGCGTTCGAGCTGCCACATCCGCTGGATCAAAGGTCCAGAGTTTGTTAAGAGGTGGCTCCAGGAGCCCAAGCTCCTCCCCTAAACCTCTCAACAACGTAGCCGGACGCGGCactagcccccccgcccccagtaGGACCCCGGCCCGCTCGAGAGGCGCCGGCAACGTGCAGGCTGTCGGAAGGGCGCCTAATATCCGAGTTAGCGAGCCAGCCGCTAGTGGCCAAAGGAAGCGACACGCTGGCGGATCCAGAGAAATGGGAAACAACATGCCTCCGCCGCCGTCACCACCGCCGTCGCCTTACAGTAAGATCACGGCGCCTCGCAGGCCGCAGTGCTACAGCAGCGGGCATGGCAGCGACTACAGCAGCGTGCTGAGCGGAGAGATGCCACCCGCAATCGGCCGCACCGCCCTGTTCCACCACAGCGGGGGCAGCAGCGGCTACGACAGCGAGAGGAGGGACAGTGAGACCACCCACAACGCCTCCTCGGACAGtcaggcctcctcctcttccagcagGAGCAGAGCCTCTAAACCACCGAAGAAGAGAGGAAGCGGTGAGACGCCTTTGTACTAGGTGGTGTTATCAGGGTCATGAGACATCAACTTGTATATATTAGATataatacatgtacacatatatatatatatatatacatattaatatgatatattttatattatattaacaaATAATTCAATTACTTCTTCCCCTTTCTCCCTATCGAAGGGTTTTtcgtgccgatgtgatggtttcgggacagaggatgtcgcatgtttTTAGACTGCAATgccctctgaggaaaatttgTACATGCGATTTTGAGctgagctaaaaaaaagaagaagaattgaaTTGAGTAACAAACATATTTAGGAATATTTCTGTTCATGTATATTCAATAACATTAAAGGATACTAATTGATCAGGGTTCCTGCGGCGCCGTCTGATCCCGGCCATCCTGCTGGACGCCTCCTCTCCGGGCAGAAAGAGGGGGGGTCAATGGGCCCCCCCTCGGCAGCCCTGTGAGATAAAGGTGTATGAGATCGACGACGTGGAGCACCTGCAGAGGCGGAGCGGCGAGCTGGTGacggggtcaaaggtgaggaggagatgattgGGGTTTTCCGTGTTGTTGTAGTCAAATAATTGGAGGTCACAggtgatcttttcttttctctccccagaCGTTTTGTCAGGTTAAAAAAGTGATTTCTGCTGTTCTTCTTTTAACATTATCTGTTCTACTCTGAAATATGAAAATTACTTAAATAAATTAGATGATAAAACTGATGATGTGCAGAAGAAGAGTGACGACCATCTTCCTCTATATTTggaacaaaatgttattttaaattagTAATAATATAAAGAAAAGCCACTTGAAAAAAtctaagtatatatatatatatatatatatataaatataaagcaaTAATTTTTGTACAAACCCatcattaaaaatgttgttgtgCATGCTAACAGGAGCTAACGGCTAATGGAGGTCTGTAGCGGTACAGATCACCTTATGGGCTGGGAGGTGAGGGGGCGGGACCAATAACTAAATTTAccataatgtaaaaataacttTAGAGACAGAAACAATGCTGTTTGGAGCTCTGATTACTCTCTGGACTCCTGGATCTTCCTCCTGCACCTGGAACCTGGACCTGGAGCGCTGATTCTTAAACTTTTTTCAGTTCTTAAACTGAGAGTGAAGCAGGTGCTCCAGAAACCCTCCGTGGAGCGGCAGACAGTCTCGTCAAGGTCTGAGGAGGAcctgagcagtgtgtgtttgttgtgctgGGTCATCAGGGTCTGCTCTATTTCAATGCCCGGCTGAGGATGttggagaagaagcagcagcagaccagAGAGCTGAAGAGCAAACACCAGAGGCTGGCGAAGGAGCTGCAGGAAACTAAGACCTGGCTGATGCTGGACGCCAGCAAGTGGAGCGGAAAGTGTGAGTGAATTAAACCACTAGACCTGTAACATTTAGCCCTGTGGACCATCATTCCTGCATATAGTCCTGTATCCTGTAGTCTTGTGGAGGGAAGGAAGGCAACGGGAaaaccagaaccaggactgaAAGGGGGAACCCATCAGACCCTGCTGCAGTAACATGAGGGTTTTTATGAATGTACAAATCAGCGTATCCTAGCGTTAAATGTTTTAACACTAGCCCATCTCTTCTCTTCCTGGTCCCTGCCCCCAGTTAACGTGGACAAGGACCTGTACCCGGAGTCCCAGGAGTACCTGGAGGCTCTGGCTCAGGCCACTGCCGAGCTGGAGTACTGCGTGAACCTCTGCAAGTCCCGGGTCATGATGGAGACCTGCTTTGACATTGCAGGGACGACGGCCGTTGTCACTCAGGGGTCAGCGGGGGGTCAGCAGGGGGTAGAGGTGTGACAGGAGAGGCCTGGACCCCCTGTGGTACTGCAGCAGAAACAAGTCCACAACTCATCAAAAATATATTCTAAAATCTCCGTTATGCAAAAGGATCACAAGAGTTTAAATGATGAATATGATGAATAAAGAggctttatgtttttttattgaaaagttttttgtctttcataTTATTTTAAACCGCGGACATCGTCTGTCCCTGAAGTgcttgtctctgtctgtctctgtttcgTCTTTTGGTTTGCATTCAATCATTCTCAGGCTCTTGCTCTATTTaccattcttcttctccttcctctttcatgtttatccttctttttctccttcacacTTTAGTCTTTGCTTGTTacagaagagaaataaaaaaaaatcctgtgagACTTAATGATTTTTGAATTTATAGTTATCTAATCATTTGTAAAGAGAAATGTTCAGTCGAGTGTCGTGATGTCCAATGAAACATGAATAAAGATGAAGTAAACACCGCGTTTTTATCGTTTCCTTAGTGAGAACGTCAGAGAAGGATCCGtctatcaggatggacagactacaggatgttgtgtacagaaagaacaacataAAAGATGTACACAACATTCACTTCAAATGACAGAGATGATTCAAATATGACGAGTAGTAAGTAGGAGACCccagtgtacggcaggaccactgcagggacaaccaccttcagatagaacctccatcagatagaaccaccatcaggtaggaCCACCATCAGAAAGAACCACCCACAGGTAGGACCACCATCAgaaacaaccaccatcaggtaggacctccatcagatataaccaccatcagatataacctcCATttgatagaaccaccatcctcagaagcttctgtgaggagggaaagcatAAAGACTTTAGTAAAGTGTAATGtcggtttatgatgacagtaatatgattcatatctatagtaataataataatgatagtaGGAGCAGGTATCAGGAagcaggaacagggtccagatagaacaATGATCCATGGATCAATGTGAGGcgatatgtatatacatatatatatacatatactgtatataaatgtatattattgAGGTGTTCgtattaataacatttttatcattaaaaGCACGACAGTAAATATACTGAGTTTCATTCACTGTAAGTACTAGACCTAAGTAGTATTAGTGGTAGGCCTACTATACTTTAGCATTTCCGTCGCTACAACTTTCTACTTCTCTCTTTCATCTCGGACTAAATGAATTGATATTTTACACAATTTATAAGGTATTATCATTTATAATCTGCGGAACATATTAAATTGATAAAACCGTGAATGACTAAAAGACACAAATACTCTGCAGAATGAGAACTGAGTATATTTTGATGCTTGTGAGAAACCAGTTCTACTAGAACATTAAAgtgtttccttcctctctgaacacacacaaatataaacatatcttcataaatatacataacaTATAGATCAGGAACTGAAATGATTGTGAGGCAGCACTAGTAAGGTTTGGGTAAGAATTATGCTTTTTTATTTCGTCACACAGAACCATTTTATTACATTCATCAGGTTTGATGTAATAGAAGTTAACAAATGTCACAGGAAACTGAGTCCGAAAAGAATAAAGACTCAAGAAGGAAATAACTCAAATCACTGGATGTTACAGagacaaatattcaaatgtaaattaCTTAAAACTTCTCAGCCGGTTTTAAAACTTGTGATTAATTTAAAAGTAGgacaaagaacacaaagaacTAAAGCCTTAAGGAAACAACTGCTCCTTAAAATGAAACCTTCTTTTTCAAGGCAGTTCCTGTATTTAATTTCGAAGGTTGCTCTGAGTCCTTTTTATATTAACACCTGATGTCTGCGGTGGAAATTTACCCAAAGGTGCACCAATGAATCACCAGATTCACAGGATGCATTCAACTGAAAAATGACCACAGATGACCAGGACACGACTGTCAACTACTCTCATCGTTGTGAGGCATaaaactttgattcttttttttttattcatgaggTCTAGAGTCTTTTTGTTCTGGGTGTCCGGCTCCCAGGGAGTAGTTCTGGTCTCACATGGTGAATGAAGACCCGTTTTCACCGGATCCGTCCACCGAGCGGCGTGCAGACACGTAGATCATTGAGGTGACTCTGGAGAAGCGGCGTGGAGCGATGTACCTCTTGCCTAGACACCAGAGGTCCATGACGATACTTCTAAAATGGTTCCTGAACTTCACCCCGGCGAAGGCATACAGAACTGGGTTCAGGCAGCAGTGCAGGTAAGCAATGGTCTGTGTCAGCGTCTTGGCCGCTTTCAGCACATCTATCTCGTCGCAGGAGTACAGCTGGAACATTCGGACCGTCTCGTACAACAGCGTGACGTTGTAGGGTAGGTGGCAAACCACAAACACCATTACCACGGCCAGCACCACACGCACCGCCTTGTGCCGTTGGAAGTTCCTGGCCTTCATCAGCGTGACGACGATGGCGCCGTAGCAGGGGACCATGACCAGCAGCGGTAGGAAGAAGCCCACGGCCAGCTGAGTTCCCGGCACCGCAACCTTGGTCCTCAAGGCTGTGGAGTTGTCCGTGAACCAGAACTCACAGACGTAATGCGGCAGCTCGGCTGTGCGGTTGCTCTCGTTCACGAAGGCGTACATTTTGTGGGACGGCTCATACCAGTGGTAGAAGTAGAAAGTTGGCAAGGACAGCAGCAGCGCAGCCGACCACACGATACCACAGATCAGGCGGCTGTACCGCAGCGAGCGCAGCCGGAAGCTGCGGCGGGCCTGGACGATGGCCACGTAGCGGTCTGTACCGACACAGGCGAGCAGCAGCATGCCGCCATACAGGTTCATGCTGTAGGAGCCGCGCAGCAGCTTGCAGGCGACCGGACCCATGGACCAAGAGGACAGCTCATTGTAGACGATGAGGGGCAGCGACGCCACGAACAGGAGGTCCGCCACGGCCACGTTCAGCAGGTAAACGTCTGTCATGGACTTGGTCCTCTTGTAGAAGGCGTAGGTGACGATCACCAGGCTGTTGCCCACCAGGCCCAGGATGCAGATGATGGAGTGGACATATGGACCGACCACCAGTTCGATGTTGGTGTTCTTCTGTTGCATGCAGGGTTCGTTCAGGTCATAGTTGGAGTCGTTTAAGTCCGTGTCATAGTCGTAACCCAAGAAGTCCATCGTCTTCTTATTGTGCTGTGAAGAGAATAGGGACACCCAACATTGAGCTTACCAGTACGTTAAAACCTATAGATATTAGCAAAAGATTAATCTTTCAGTATTTAAACGAAAAAGAAACACTACAAACACGCCTTTCAGTTTTTAGCAAAAAAACTAAACCGCCAACACATCTGTGTATCTAAGGATGTTGTTGATGTACTGGGGTCCTTCACATGTTTGCAAAGTTTACAAATGCTATGtattatatgtaaatataatgtTTCAGAGACTGAAATAGATTTTTCCCTATGAAATTCGGTTTACCCTGTAACTCGCCCATGCTAATTGCTAGAATACACATTACTAGCGTAAAGATACCAAGCTAGCATGTAATcgcatattttaaaatgttgattaGTTCATACATTTTGTTACCATAATCTATGATTTAACTGCATTGACTGTAGCATTAATCATGGTGAAATTAGCATGCTGGCTAGGTgggtaaaaaacaaatcttcatCATCCCGTTGAATGAACCTTGTACTGACTCATTCTTCTCTGGTTAGTAACTTGGCCGTTAGCTGTCAGCTAGTCATCGGGCTAATCCCATGAGCTATTGGAGAAGGTTAGCAGCATGATGCTACTAGTGTGCTGGCCTGTTAGCGCTCAGATAGCTTCCACAGTAGCTCACCAACACGCTGTTGTCTGAAGCATGTTTAAAGCATTTTCTTTGCCATATTTGGATTTACTTTGACAAAATTTAAAGaaactaaaatgaaatgatataTTGTGATTTTAAGCTGAATAGATGATGACCTCACTTACAGCTCACCTGATTTAATACAGAATAATAACCAGCAGCCTGTGAGTAAaattaagacattttaaaaaaccttCACAGCCTCCTCTGGTTCTCacgctcataaagtctgaagtaaaaaccataaaacaaacagaggtatGGAACCAAGATGAAAGTAGCACATCTGTTCGAGGGTTCGATTCTGTGTCCCAGTTGTGGTGGAAGGAGGCTCTGAGCGGCAGAATGTTTGTTCTTGTGTGAGAGGAAGTCTGCAGAAAAGCAGAAGAGGCAGAGAGCGAGTGATTGCAGTTTAGTTATTAAATCTTCATCTGTTGTCGGTTTAAAccttaccttcaggttttaaaTCAGAGTTAAATCAACTCAGATGATTAGTTTATTTTGTCTAAAGCATTTTTCATCTGCTCCTAAAAGGATTCACTCTCCAATCTGGATTTTGTGAACAGTGAATCAATCCTTCAATAAACAAGATGTTCCATCTGTTCCTCAAACCTTTCGTCCTGCTCCCCTTCTTGTcctcttgacttcctgtttgtgaaaTGTTAGTTGGGGTCCGACAACAACAACTGGGCTGGATTAAAATGGTCAAAAGGATGACCTCCCAACATCTATTCCACCACCTTTCCTTGACTTTGGTGAAAAGGGTCACGGGGTCAAGGGAAGATGGTCATGAGGAGTTCAGTGAATGGGACTCTACTTCCAGTAATGGACGGAGACACACGTTAGTGACGTCTAGAGAggacacatttaaatgttgcCGCTGCATGAAATTGTGTGACGGAATAATCTTCCTTTCATGAAGGAGGTCTGGTGgctcctatgctaaaggagccaAGTAAGGAAGCATAGAAGCTCCTTTCCTCAGCGTTAGACAATCAGAACAGTTCTTATCTCGCTTCCTTTCACCTACTTCCACTCAGTGAGGATCTGAAGCAGGACTTGagttcttgttctttttgatCTGTTTTTCTGCTCTTAAACCTGCTGAGTCACCTGACCAGGTGTCTTTAAGGACTTCCTCTAAATCAGGACTTCCCTCAAACACCTGCACAGGTGAAGCATTGTACTTTATGTTTACCAAGGCGGAAGTACTCGATGCATCACTGCACATGAGAGTAAACACACCACCTAACACCACTACACAACCCAACACCACCTAACACCACTACACTATATAACACCACCTAAC
Proteins encoded in this window:
- the ccr6a gene encoding C-C chemokine receptor type 6a — protein: MDFLGYDYDTDLNDSNYDLNEPCMQQKNTNIELVVGPYVHSIICILGLVGNSLVIVTYAFYKRTKSMTDVYLLNVAVADLLFVASLPLIVYNELSSWSMGPVACKLLRGSYSMNLYGGMLLLACVGTDRYVAIVQARRSFRLRSLRYSRLICGIVWSAALLLSLPTFYFYHWYEPSHKMYAFVNESNRTAELPHYVCEFWFTDNSTALRTKVAVPGTQLAVGFFLPLLVMVPCYGAIVVTLMKARNFQRHKAVRVVLAVVMVFVVCHLPYNVTLLYETVRMFQLYSCDEIDVLKAAKTLTQTIAYLHCCLNPVLYAFAGVKFRNHFRSIVMDLWCLGKRYIAPRRFSRVTSMIYVSARRSVDGSGENGSSFTM